One Formosa sp. Hel3_A1_48 genomic window, TGTGGAAAAAGGGTGGGTAACACTCATTGGAGCAACCACAGAAAACCCAAGCTTTGAAGTCATCTCTGCCCTATTGTCTCGCTGTCAAGTGTATACTTTAAACCCTTTTGAGAAAAAAGATTTAGAAGACTTATTACAACGTGCAATTACCACCGACGAAGTTTTGCAGTCAATACAAATAAAGCTAAAAGAAACCGAGGCGCTCATTCGCCTTTCTGGTGGAGACGCTCGAAAATTACTCAATATTTTTGAACTTATTATCAATTCGGAGTCATCGGAAAAAATTATAATCACCAATAAACTTGTAACTGAGAAGGTACAAAACGATGTTGCCTTGTACGACAAGAGTGGAGATCAGCACTACGATATTATTTCGGCCTTCATAAAATCCATTCGAGGTAGCGATCCCAATGCAGCGGTATATTGGCTTGCTCGAATGTTATCTGGTGGCGAGGATGTGAAATTTATTGCAAGACGGTTATTGATTTTGGCCAGCGAGGATATTGGAAATGCTAACCCCACAGCATTGGTTATGGCCAATTCTACAATGCAAGCAGTCGCTAGTATTGGTATGCCTGAAGCCAGAATCGTAATCAGTCAATGTGCAACCTATCTGGCTTGTTCTCCAAAAAGTAATGCGGCCTACCAGGCC contains:
- a CDS encoding replication-associated recombination protein A, whose protein sequence is MNTPLAERLRPTTLSDYISQQHLVGPQGALTQGLKQGLIPSMILWGPPGIGKTTLATIIAKTSDRPFYTLSAINSGVKDVREVIEKAKQSGGLFTTKNPILFIDEIHRFSKSQQDSLLQAVEKGWVTLIGATTENPSFEVISALLSRCQVYTLNPFEKKDLEDLLQRAITTDEVLQSIQIKLKETEALIRLSGGDARKLLNIFELIINSESSEKIIITNKLVTEKVQNDVALYDKSGDQHYDIISAFIKSIRGSDPNAAVYWLARMLSGGEDVKFIARRLLILASEDIGNANPTALVMANSTMQAVASIGMPEARIVISQCATYLACSPKSNAAYQAINSAMETVKNTGDLSVPLDLRNAPTKLMKTLGYGEEYKYAHNYDENFVAQEFLPQTIKNTTFYTPGDNAREQAQKDFLKQRWKDKYNY